GCCCTGGCTGGATGCCTGTCGCCAGGTGTCCTGGAAACCTCTCAGCGGCTGCGGGCATCTGCTGCCACCTAGCGGCCTCCCATGGCACTGTCTCCCCGCCAGCCCCCAGTTTTGACAGAGGCACTCCCTGGCCTTCATCTCCTTAGAGGGAATgtctgtgcctgcttcccctctgcCCTCCCGCCAGCTCAAATTCCTTAAAGGCAGTCAGATCGTTATCGTTCTAGCTCCAGTTTCCAGTACAGTGAGGCACAAAGTAGTTGTTCAGCAGGTGAttatggaataaatgaatgaatgaatgaatgaatgaatgaacggaCCATAACAAATGGCCTTGTCTAATCAAAATTAGACAACAGAAGGAAGTCACTTCAGGGTTATTTAATCCCAGGGCAGCCGACTCTTCTAAATTGACTCTTGACAAGCGGTAACTCTCATAAATGCTCCAGAGGCCCTCAGGGACAGAAGTGATTTCCACGTGGCTGCATTAGAGGCGTTAGAGGCGTTTGTACTAAAGCAGGGGTTTGGCCTGGAGGACCCTCTCATTAGGGTGCAAGTACACACTTTTTTATTTGTGCCTCCTCCACCCTGGGCCAGGATCTCCCTTAAGAGAATGCCCTCAATCCGAGAAAGCCTGAAGGAACGAGGTGTGGATATGGCCAGGCTTGGACCTGAGAGGATGGCCCTTGTCAACGTCACCTCCTCTGTGATCCTCACCAATTACATGGACGTGAGTGCCTGGCTCGGCCCTtcgctccctctctccctcctttccctcacGGTCTAGGGCTTTCTTTGCTACAGGTCCCACCCTCTCCATGCTGTGTTTGACTAAGGTGCTGAGGAGCACGTGAGCACCCCAGAAAATTCCCACTTTCccccgggtgcggtggctcgcacttgtaatcccagcactttgggaggtggaggcaggaggatcacctgaggttgggagttcgagaccagcctgaccaaaatggagaaatcctgtctctactaaaaacacaaaattagccgggcatggaggtgcatgcctataatcccagctattcaggagaatgaagcagaagaactgcctgaacctgggaggcagaggtcgcagtgagccaagactacaccattgcactccagcctgggcaacaagagcgaaactccatctcaaaaaaaaaaaaaaaaaaaaaaatctcattttccagCTGGAAGGCCTGACCACAGAAGACAGAAAGGCACTCAGGAGCCAGTCAGGGGCAGGGTTAGGTTTGGAACTCAACCCAGGCCTCAGCCCAGGTGTCACAGGTGGGTGGGAAGGGCTATGTGACTCAGGTGGGGGTTTCTGTGACCTGGCCCAGCACGGGGGGCTTCCTGCCCTAGCAGATCCTCAAGGGTCAAGGTTCCTTCCTGCTTCATTctcaatgtttttatttcaccCTCTTGCCTTACTGAGACTCTCACTTTCTGGGATGCCAAGGGATGATGCTAAGCCTCCTAGCAGCTCCTGCAGGAAAATGGAAACCCAGAGAGGCCATAGGACCCCACCTGGGCCAAATCTCCTCCCAAGAGCCAAGAGTGGGTCCAGGCAAGACCCCAAGACCCAAGCTCCCCTGAGCCCCTCCAGCCCTCTCTTTCTATTTACCCCCACAGACCCAGTACTATGGTGAGATTGGCATCGGCACCCCACCCCAGATCTTCAAAGTTGTCTTTGACACTGGTTCGTCCAATGTTTGGGTCCCGTCCTCCAAGTGCAGCCGTCTCTACACTGCCTGTGGTAAGACCTAAGGCCCACGGCGCCTCTCCCCAGTCCCCCTGCCCTGCTGTGCATGAGCAATCCTGCCCCTTACCCAGCTCCATCCCCGTTACCACCAAGGTAGTggcttcctctctgcctctgtgcCCACTGACACTTAGGGGAGAGAGGCAGATGGCTCCCATTTTTCTGATATAGCCACCaaggtaaaagaataaaaaaaaaaaaaaaaggcaagctcCAAGAACCCCTGGCCACCCAGAAGGCCACTCTCCAGTCTTCCTGAAATTGAGACAGGACTGAATTCTCAAACCCATTGCAGGAACTCAGAACTCTTCCAcccctagacttttttttttttttttttttttgagctggagtttcgctcttgttacccaggctggagtgcaatggtgtgatcttggctcacggcaacctccatctcctgggttcaaatgatcctcctgcctcaacctcctgagtagttgggattacaggctcctgccactatacccagctaattttttggtatttttggtagagacagggtttcaccatgttagccaggctggtctcgaactcctgacctcaggtgacccactcacttgagcctcccaaagtgctgagattgcaggcctgggccaccacacccagattccATCCCTAGTCTTAATCAACAACCTCTTATTGTGCACTTACTCTGTGGCAGCATCTTCTCTGCTGCTATCGGTGTAGTGATTACTTCAAATTCCTTCATTTAGGACAAAATTCTCGAGGTATGGGCACATGAGGGATGGCCCAAGAAAGCCAGTCTTTGATTGATGAAGCACATAGTCCAAGCCCCCTGACCCTAGGGCCACTCATCCCTGCATCTAAGCTAAGTCCTAAGCCACACCAGCCATACCCATAATGCACCCTGCCTCCGAGTCCCCCTGTCTGGGCCACCATTGGACAAACCTGAGCCTGTGTTCCCCAGCGTATCACAAGCTCTTCGATGCTTCGGATTCCTCCAGCTATAAGCACAACGGGACGGAACTTACCCTCCGCTATTCAACAGGAACAGTCAGTGGCTTTCTGAGCCAGGACGTCATCACTGTAAGTGGGGCCGCCCTAGGTCATCTGCCCCCCACCCCTTCTGTTCCCAGGCCTCTCCCAACCCTCCATGGGCCACACCTAGGGGGAGGTGCACTGCACCCCACTCGAAGCCTGGGGAGCTGAGGAACACCCTGCTCTGCCGCATCTGACGGGAGCTGCAAAATAGCAGTACCTGTGGGGGAGCAAGCCTGGGCCACAGGCTCACCGCTGGGTGACTTACAGAGGCTTTTGCATCTAACTTAACTTTATCTAACATAGGGCTTGTCCTGAGCCCCACAGCTGCAGTCAAGTCACTTGTCCAAGTTCACCAACTCTGACTGGGCTCTTAGctacaccttacactgaaatccAGGGGCAGGGGCCGGGTGAGTTTTAGCGTCAGTCATAGATTTTAAGGTCACCGTTGAGGTTGACCTTGGGAATTGCGTCAAggcctgcttttctttttatttggccCATGTCTGAGCCTTTCCTCATTCTGGAGTTTCTCAGCCCCTGCTCCATCACTTAGGGGAGGGGTACACATGGAACCTGAGAGGAAATCCGGGTGatttctgcctccctccctttttctgtGAGCTCAGGtataaaggaggaagaagagcaagCTTGGTTGTGCTGGAGAAACTCTTCACCCACGATAAGGGAGAAGGCCGAGACCCAGTACGGCCGGGCATGAATGCCAGACCActggggaggtggtggggagcTTTGGCAGCTTCTCTTTTGCTGCTTGGCAGGACCACCCTCTCAACCTCTGCTGTCCAGTCCCTGGTCAACTCCGGCTCTCTCTGGGCTCCGCAGCAGAGATGTGTATTGGCACAGAGTGTATGCGTGCAGGGTCTAGGAAATATTCTTACCCTGATTTCTGTCCCCTGGAGCGTGTGTGCCCCTGGGATCCCTAGTGTAGAAGCCTAGACCAGACTCCAGCCAAGGAGTGGGCAGTGGGCTTGGTCTCCTCTGGTCCTTCCTCCCACAGGTGGGTGGAATCACGGTGACGCAGACATTTGGAGAGGTCACGGAGATGCCCGCCTTACCCTTCATGCTGGCTGAGTTTGATGGGGTTGTGGGCATGGGCTTCATTGAACAGGCCATTGGCAGGGTCACCCCTCTCTTCGACAACATCATCTCCCAAGGGGTGCTAAAAGAAGATGTCTTCTCTTTCTACTATAACAGGTGGGGCCTGGGACCCCAGGGACCCCAGGGACaccaggggctgaggtgggggaggcAAGGGGAGAAGAGCTGGGGAGCGGAAAGAAGGTCTGGGCCAGAATTGGTTGTGAGTAGGTGACGGCTATTCTGTATCTAGAGCTGCATTAGCAAATATGGAAGCTACgactgaaatttaaattaatttggtACAGTTAAGCATGAATTAGGCACTCAACAAGTGGCTCTTAGTTGCACTAGCCACATGTCAAATGCTCGGCGGCCGTGGTGGCTAGTAACTACGGTCTTGGACAGTGTGGACAGAGAACATTCCCAGCATGGCAGGACATTCTAATAGACAGTGCCACTCTGGAGCAAGAGGAGATGCCAGGTGGGGATGGTGGAAAATAAGGTGTTTCTGTGACCTGGAGCCCTGCCTGTGAGGGCCACGGCTCCTCCCACACAGAGACAGGCAACCTCGGTCATCCATTAGATccctcatttgtttgtttgctcacTCATCCATTCAGTAAATGCTGTGTGCCAAGCACCGTGGTAGGCTCTGGGGGTACAGCAGTGAACGTAGTGATCAAGGCAGAATCCACACTCCTTACCCACATAGCGCTTACAGGCTAACAGGGAAGACAAGACATATTCCAACGTAATGAGTGTCACAGGCAGGCAGCGAGTGTGGTGCTGAAACCATGGACGCTTTTCAGTTCTAGGCTGAGCTTATATGCAGCTCAGCCAGCCTTGGGGAAGCTGTTGTCAGCCCTTGCAGAGGGTTGGGCTTTACTCCAAACTGCTGGGCTTAGGAAGATGGCATGAGTTGGAGATAagaggggctgggagcagtggctcacgactgaatcccagcactctgaggggggccgaggcgagaggatcacttgggcccaggagttaaggctgcagtgagtcgtgattgtgccactgcactccagctaaggcaacagagtgagctccagtctcaaaataataataataataatcacaaggGTAAGAACACAAGGCCAGTGGCAAAAAGAATAGAGGAGAGgaggtcaggctcagtggctcactcctgtaatcccagcactttgggaggccaaggtgggtggatcacaaggtcaggagtttgagaccagcctggccaatatggtgaagccccgtctctattgaaaatacaaaaattagccaagtgtggtcgcacacatctgtagccccagctactcaggaggctgaggcagaagaatagcttgaggtgaggtggaggttgcagtgagccgagattataccactgcgctccagcctgagcaacggagtgaggcttcatctcaaaaaaaaaaaaaaaaaaaaaaaaaaaagagaatagggGAGAGGATCGGAGTCCGGAGACATCTCAGAATGAATGGAGAGGAGTCTCTGGTTTGGTGATAGGAAGGGAGGCCTTGAGAAAAAGCCAACTGCTGGCTCTGCAGTCCGGGGTGGTCTTCAGAAGAGCGTTTTGGAGGAGGTGGGGACAAGGCCAGATGACAAGCAGTTAAGAGGCAGACGTGGGTGACAGGAAGTGGAGGTCATGAGATATAGGCTGCCCTGGGAAATTCAACGGGGAAGGGAATGGGGGTGGTGTGTGGGGTGAGATCCAGAGCAGGCGAGGAAGGGTGGGTGTTTTAAAATGCTAGAGGATGCTCGGGTGATGCCTAGAGGTGGAGGAAGAAGCCAATggaaagaaagagattaaaaatgtGGAAAGAGGAGGAGCTAAGTTGGGGCACCGAAACTTGGAGGCCCTGGAAGAGAGGAGGATCCAGCAGACAGGAAGAAGCCAGGCTTTCGGAGGAGAGGGCCGGCCTCTTCCTTTAACTTGGGATGGGAAGGAGGGAACATCTGGAGCGATCCTGAAGTGTTGGTAGAGGAGCAGGAGGGAATTTGTGCTGGCACATATGCATACATTCTGAATTTGTAGAAACACAAGCACAAAATAACATATGGACACctacacacccatgcacacattGTGCATGGGTGAATGCTAGTATGAATTCTGGAaaaacacatcacacacacatgcatgccctGGAGAATAGGCCTACGGTAGTCCCTGAGCCAAGTGCAACGTGGAGGGAAGGAAAACTCCAGACTGGGCACCCGGAGCCTGGCTCCAGTGCCATGCTTGTTCACTCACGGCCTCGGTAACCTCAGGCAGGAGACTCCACCTCTTGGTGACTCCATTGCCTGAAGAGCGAAGAGTACAGAACACCCACCCTGCCAAACAGCAGGGCTGATGAGGTAAAATGAAGCTTCCTTTctgctgtctctctttctctgcagagATTCCGAGTAAGGAGAAAGGACCCCCCCCATGGCTGTGACCTTCCAGTATTCCCTGAGCACCTGACCTAGAATCCCACACACCACCGGCCCACAACTCGAATCAGCAAGCCCAGCCTCCACTAGATCGCGAAGTTCTCTGTCCCTCCTTCCAGCTCTCTCCATCCCCCTACCCACCCCACACCCAACAGCCTCCCCAGGGTCCCCTCCCACGCACTGCTCAATCAGCAGCCACCCAGCCCCGAGTGCAGGGCGTCCATTTGTGTCTTGTTCAATCCACTCACAGTCCTTGAACCTGCTCCTTTCCTGTGACCTCTCTGGGGATGCTTTTGGGGGCACAGTTGGACTACCCTGCAACACCCTCTGGTTGGGCTTGGGGAGGTGCAAGAAAGGCAGAGAAGCAGTAGTCCGCGCTGGCTGGCTGTCCCACATGCCCCTGCCCTAGAGCCCTCTGTCCTGCCCTGCACCCTTGCCCAACTTTCCCCGATTGCCTGAGTCCCTGGGTCGTGGAGGTTATGGGTTTCCAAGAGCTTCTGATCTCTCCTTTAGGAATTCCCAATCGCTGGGAGGACAGATTGTGCTGGGAGGCAGCGACCCACAGCATTATGAAGGGAATTTCCACTATATCAACCTCATCAGGACTGGCCTCTGGCAGATTCCAATGAAGGGGTCAGAAATCCTCAACACTCCCCAGGCTCCAAAAATTGCTGTCGTcactggggttggggagggtggggaaggggcaTCCTGCCCTCTTTCCAACGCAGCCACTTCTTAAGCACAGCCACCATTTGCTCTCTGCCTGCTctgtccagcctggggaacagagaagGGAGGGACCCGGGGAGAAGCAGTGGAGAGCGACAGTACCTTCCCCCCTCCACTCACTGCCTCAGTGGGCCACCAGCATGGgctccacccatccacccacacTCAGGAAGGACATGCAGCCTGGAGGTGCCCATTGGCCTTCTGTCTGTCTGACCGACTGTGGCTTCCCCCAGGGTGTCTGTGGGGTCATCCACCTTGCTCTGTGAGGACGGCTGCCTGGCACTGGTGGACACGGGTGCATCCTACATCTCGGGTTCTACCAGCTCCATAGAGAAGCTCATGGAGGCTCTGGGGGCCAAGAAGAGGCTGTTTGATGTAAGAAGCCAAAGAGGGAAGGTGCCACGGGTCGGGGGAGCGCCACCTGGTCTTCGCTCACAAATCCCCCAGGCAGCATGAGGTCCCAAAAGAGGCCATCTCAGGCCTTCGCTTGTTCACCTCACACTTTACATGTGTGGCCAGTCACTCACGGAGAGAGGCCAGGCCGCCAGTGCAGGACCCCTTGTCTGCTGAGATGCCTTCCACACTCAAGAAGGCTCCCTTTGCCCCCCACCACAGTACGTTGTGAAGTGTAACGAGGGCCCTACACTCCCGGACATCGCTTTCCACCTGGGCGGCAAAGAATACACGCTCACCAGCGCGGACTATGTATTTCAGGTGAGGTTTGAGTGGGCCCCCTCGGTGGCAGGGAGGAAGGCTGGACAGAGACCCCCAAAGGGGAAAAGATTACAGGGCTCGGTTATGTTAGAATCATAGTTCTCAAACTTGGCTGTGCGTGTCACCTGGAGAGCTCTGAAAAAAAATCCTGGTACCGGGGCCACATCCCATACCTATTAAATCAGAACCTCTAGGAGTGGTACCCGGGGCTTGgtctccccaggtgattccaatgtgtgGCCACGTTTGGGAATCACAGGGCCTGTTCCCTCATCTCCATTTTCTTATCAAATGCTCCTGGTAATCTTAGGCTCCTGCATTCTGATCCTCTTTTCATCACCAATAGGCTTAGAGAAGTTGAAGAGCTTGTCTAGGGTCAGAAGCTAAGGTGAACCGTGGGCTACTATAGGAAGTATGGGGCCCGATGCACTGTTTGCCTGGCATCTAGCACGGGACCTAAATGCAGCAGTGGTGCAGCCCATGACGGAGCAAAAACGGCCAAGAAGTGAGGGAGGCTCCGGGTGGCTAGGGGAAAGGGGGCGAGAAGGCGGAATGTGACTGAAGACAGCTGCTGGGGTCAGGCACGGTGACAGGAGAATGCTGAGGTGCTGGGTAAGGAGAAACTCTCCCCTTCCTGCAGGAATCCTACAGCAGTAAAAAGCTGTGCACACTGGCCATCCACGCCATGGATATCCCACCACCCACTGGACCCACCTGGGCCCTGGGCGCCACCTTTATCCGAAAGTTCTACACAGAGTTTGATCGTCGTAACAACCGCATTGGCTTCGCCTTGGCCCGCTGAggccctctgctgcccaggcaggcCCTGCCTTCAGCCCTGGCCCAGAGCTGGAACACTCTCTGGGATGCCCCTCTGCCTGGGCTTATGCCGTCACGTGGAGGCACCGGGTATGGAGCTCCTGCTGGAGGCGTGCCCTGACCCCTGCACCAGCCCTTCCCTGCTTTGAAGACAAACAGAATAAAGACTTCATGTTCACAGCCTGTTGCATCTGGGTTCACTAGGGTTTAGGACAGAGGGGCTGCGTGATCATGTATGGACAGGAAAGTGACACGGACGAGCTACACATTCATGCTGTCCACAGGTTCCTGCGTGCAGGGATGATGCCATCCATCGGCCATCAACAGGACTCAGGTGGAGCTGTTTACACAACCTTGGGTGGGAAGCCTGAAGAGAGCCGGCACCAAGCCCCCTCTAGTCTCTCAGGAACCAAGGCTACTGCTGTGGCAGTAGACCATGGGTCAGAAGGTTCTCCCAGTTCACAGAAGCCAGCTCTGAGTTCAGACTCTGCTCTGCTGAGCTAGTCAGCCCTATCTCTTGTCCCTGCAAAACTCCCCTCCACTCTCCTtactgcccctgcccctgccccatgtAGCCATTTACACAGGCACTACCTGTGTAAGGCACTACCACCTAAAACCATAGAACACCAGAGATCCGGGCAATACTTCCactttacaggtggggaaactgaggcccagagaatgGAAGGCCTTGCCCAAGATTACTCAGTCAGGAATCAAgtagtggctgggcgtggtagctcacgcctgtaatcctagcactttgggaggccgaggcaggtggatcacaaggtcaagagatggagaccatcctggccaacatggtgaaaccccatctctactaaaaatacaaaaattagctgggcgtggtggcgcgtgcctgtacgctactttggaggctgaggcaggagaacggcttgaacctcctgggaggcagaggttgcagtgagccaagattgcaccactgcactgcagcctggtgcctggtgacagagcaagactctgtcaaaaaaaaaaaaaaaaaaaaaaaaaaaaaaaaaaaaaaaagaatcaagtagTGAAGAATACTGAAAGATAGTGAAGAATCAAGACTGGAACCCAGTCCGTCTGAACCGGGTCCTGGGGGCTTTCCACTTTATCACAAGCAGTGGGTACTGTCACAAGTACAGTGCTGCACACACCCTGGTTCAGGGCCACGTGCACAagcacacaggcacgcacacacactgCTATCCTCCATCCCATCCACCCAGACTCCTCAGGCTGAAGTCTCTTCTCTCACTCTTATATTATTGGGCTGTCTGGGGGCATGTGGAACTCGGGAAATGAGAAATCAGCATCCATCTGGAGCTGCCGAAGGCATCTCTCTTCACCACAGTTGCTCACCTCTCTTTTGACAGAGTTACTGAACGGCCCAACCAGGCCCTCAGTACCTCTCGAGTCCCTGCAAGAGTCCCTGTGCAGAGCCAAGAACCCAAGCCTGGGCATCAGGACCCTGGACTCCCACTGATTCTCCATGTTCTCTTGCCCTGTGTAGCTGTACTTTCTCACTGCAAAGGATGTGTTGGAGGCCAGGGTTTTTTTCCAGCTCCGTCCCGGGGCTCCATGACCTTCAGAAGGCAGACATGACCCCATATCTCCTTCACTGTCCAAAATggcagccacatgtggctatttacactaaaattaaaattaaaatcgaATAAAATCAATGTGGCTAGTGGTCACTGCGTTGGACAGcagagatacagaacatttctatcattgCAGAAGTTGTGCTAGGCAGAGCTGGATTCTGGACAGCAGTAAGCATAGGAGCCTTGTGGCTGAGAGGTTCAGGGATAGACCAAAGAGGTAACTGGGGAAATAGGAAAGGGCCCCTTCTCTGAAGGTGCTTTTCTGGGTGGGGCAGTGAGGGATGGTGACTAGTGAGATCCCTAAGGCCTCACTATAGCAAAGAGGGCCGGCAGCCAACAGAGCCCTGCTCAGGAGGTGGCAGAGAATGACCAAAGGAGAGAGTCTGCCTAGCAGAGAGACTTGGAGCCAGCCTGGCCTCTCTCCAGGCTCCTCCCCACAGCAACCCTGCCCCGGACACCTTGtcaccccttccccttccttcccacccCCAGCCATCACGACGCCTTGCTATGGCCTTGTAGCTGTGCCAGGCCTTTAGTTCTCCTCCCCAGGACGTGGGCAGGGTCTGTCCACTTCACATCCCGAATGCCCAGCAAAGCACTGGGCTCAGGGATACCCACTGGCCTAACTACCCAGCCCCATTCACACGCTCAGGATAGGAGGGAGGCTTTAACTCAGTACTGCCCCAAGTCCTGCCCAGGATGTGCCCAAACACTCCAACGTCCTGGCTGCTCAGTGGCCTGCCAGGGGACAGCACGGTCTGCTGGCCTGGCACACTCATCCCAACGCCATCACCCAATGTCCCCTCTCCACGGAGTGTTTCTGTCGGGGGTGGGAGGTTGCCTGTGGGGGCTCTCTGCAGGGAAGCACCTTTGAGATGCAGCAGGGGTCGCCCCTGCAGAGTCATTTCCCGGGGTCCGGggacggggtgggggtgggggcagggagcaggggcaCAGAGGGGCGAGCCCAAGCTGACGTCGCGGGAGCAGCGGATCTCTCCATTCCAGGATGAGGTGGGGGCGCAGAGggagccctccccagcctcctccctcaaGCTACCCGGAGGGAGCAGGAGTCTCCCCGCCTCGGAGGCCGGGAAGCGAGCCACCCGGGCGAGGCGGAGCCAGCGGAGGCCCCACCCCCGGCGTCACCGGGTCCCCCAGGGGGGCgtcgcccccgcccccgcccccgccccgcgctCCAGGTAGCGGCGGCCGCAGCTGCCGGCGTTGGCTGCCTGCGCTCCCCGGCGGCCCGCGGGCCGGGGCAGGGGCGGGCCGGGGGCGTTCCCGCGGGCCGCCGCCCGTGATGTCACAATCGCGGCGGGCCGCGGCGCTCCGGGGTCGGCGGTGGGCGGCGGGCCGCGAGCGGGCGATCGAAGCGGGCAGCTCGCGCCTGAGTCATGGACttcccctggcccctcctctACCCCTCCCACTCCCTCGCCGGGCCCCCCCGCCGGGGCTAGCGTCGGCCGCGGCTCCGAGGGGGTGGGGCTGCTGGGAATGGCTGTGCCCCCTTCGGCCCCTCCGCCGCGCGCGTCCTTTCACCTGAGGAGGCACACGCCTTGCCCGCAGTGCTCATGGGGCATGGAGGAGAAGGCGGCGGCCAGCGCCGGCGGCCGGGAGCCGCCGGGCCCCCCGAGGGCCGCCGCCGTCGCGTACTTCGGCATTTCCGTGGACCCGGACGACATCCTTCCCGGGGCCCTGCGCCTCATCCAGGAGCTGCGGCCGCATTGGAAGCCCGAGCAAGTTCGGACCAAGGTAGTGGAGTGGGCGCGGGGCCGAGGATGGGGCCCTGCCGGGGCTGCCACGAGGATGCGGGGACCCAGTCCTCCCATCCTTCCGGGGTGTCGGTCCCA
This genomic interval from Saimiri boliviensis isolate mSaiBol1 chromosome 14, mSaiBol1.pri, whole genome shotgun sequence contains the following:
- the REN gene encoding renin yields the protein MDVWRGMPRWGLLLLLWGSCTCALPTDTITFKRISLKRMPSIRESLKERGVDMARLGPERMALVNVTSSVILTNYMDTQYYGEIGIGTPPQIFKVVFDTGSSNVWVPSSKCSRLYTACAYHKLFDASDSSSYKHNGTELTLRYSTGTVSGFLSQDVITVGGITVTQTFGEVTEMPALPFMLAEFDGVVGMGFIEQAIGRVTPLFDNIISQGVLKEDVFSFYYNRDSENSQSLGGQIVLGGSDPQHYEGNFHYINLIRTGLWQIPMKGVSVGSSTLLCEDGCLALVDTGASYISGSTSSIEKLMEALGAKKRLFDYVVKCNEGPTLPDIAFHLGGKEYTLTSADYVFQESYSSKKLCTLAIHAMDIPPPTGPTWALGATFIRKFYTEFDRRNNRIGFALAR